The window CTCTGGCCCGACAATCTTTGTTTGTTGGCTACGGCAAAGCGCCGGTGGCCATCGGTTGCGGGGCGAGCATCCCGTTCGTGGAAGCCGTCACCGAGGCGTTGGGCGGCATTCCCGCGCTATTGGTGGGCGTGGAGGATCCGTGGTGCAACGCGCATTCGGAGAACGAATCGGTGCATCTGGGCGATCTGGAGAAGGCGATCAAGAGCCAAGCGGTGCTGTTTGGATTAATGGACAGAAGCTCTACGAGTGAGGAGTGACCCGTTCCCCTGCTGACGGACGCAACGATCAGGTAGGTTGGAGTCATGGAAGTTAAGGCCAAAAACGAAGCGCCGCGCATACGATCCTGAATTCAAGGGCGAGCGGTTAAGATGGCGTCGAAAGCCGCAACATTGCCGAGACAGCTCGTCAACTCGGGGTTGGCTACAGCCTCCTCAACGGTTGGATCAACGCTGCGGAGCTTGCTCGGAGCAAAGGCCAGGGGCTGGCGATGGCCTTGGAGGAGAAGGCCCGATTGGCCGCCTTGGAAAAGGAGGTGGCCAATCTCCGCGAGGAGAACGAGATCCTAAAAAAAGCCACGGCGTACTTCGCCAGGGATCGAGTCCCTCCGAGAAGTACGCCTGGATCCAAGGGATGAAAGGCTCTCACAAGGTTGGCCGGATGTGCAAGGCGCTAGAGGTCAGCCGCTCAGGCCTGGACGATTGGAGCAAGCGCGACAAGACTCCTGACCACCAGGAATTGAGGGTTGCGATCCATACGACCTTCAAGCGGTTACGGTGCAACTACGGTCATCGGTCGATCCGACGGGAATTGGTCAAGCAAGGGCATCACCATGGGCGCAAGCTGATACTTCGTCTGATGTCCGAAGAAGGATTGAGGCCCACGGCAAGCCTTCCCAAGCCTTACGGCAAGGGGAAAGGCGGAGAACATCGAGTTGCCAAAAATCGTCTGAAACGGAAGTTCGAGGTGAAACGCGCGAACCGGGTGTGGACCTCCGACATCACCTACATCTGGACCGCTTTCGGTTGGGTTTACCTCGCGGTGATTCTGGACCTATTCTCCCGTCGGATCGTTGGGTGGTCCGTCAGTGACAAGCCCGATACGACGCTGGTCAAGAGCGCGTTGTCCAAAGCGATTCGGCTACGGCGCCCAAGGCGTTGGCGCCTGATGTTCCACTCAGACCAAGGCTGCCAATACACGTCCATTGACCTTCAGCAGTACCTCCGCGATTCGGGAATCCTGCAGTCGATGAGTCGGAGAGGCCAGTGTTGGGATAATGCGCCAACGGAGAGCTTCTTCGGAACAATGAAGCAGGAAACAGGCATCGCCAAGTTCATTCTGGATGACTGCAGTGCCGTGGAGATCGCCATGCTAGATTGGATCGACGGCTGGTACAATCAGACCCGAAGACACACCACGCTCGATGGATGCAGTCCCATCGAATTCGAACTCAAAATGGCTGCGTAACTTGTCCGCTCAGAGGGGGACGGGTCAGAGTAACCGTTATTAACCCACTCAGCTATATTGAGACTACCACCTTCCAAACTAGACGCTTCAGGTTGTATAATCCATCCAAATACTTATCCTCACCTTCACCACAAGGTTGAGAGTAGAATCATGCGTATATGGTGCCGTAAAGCCCTGTTTTCTCAATGTGATGCCTATGGAAAGCAGGTTATCATTGTGGCCCAAACGTTTGGTGAATTACCATTTTGTGCAGCCCAAAACAATAACCCCCGGAGTGGGTACGGTATTAAACAGAGAGTGTTACATCAATGCGCAAGGTGGCGTAAAGTTTGTAAAATTCTGCCATATTGAGAATATATTGACTGTCTATTCATCGAATCATAGCTGTAAATCTATAGACTCCATTCCATATGGGAAAGATGATATTTTGAAGACTGTGGATATTGGCGATTGCGTGTGGATTGGAGCTAATTTAAGTATTTTGCCAGGGCCAGCTATTGGTGACGGTGCAATAATCAGTGTGGGTGCAGTGGTACGAGGTGTACCGTAATACCTTCGTGCGCAATCATGGCAGGCAATCCAGCTGCAATTGTCGGGGACCGTGATATTTTGAGTTATCAAAGACTTGAAGATCTGAATGTATTTGTTTGAGGAATAAGAGCTTTACAGGTAATGGCTTGGTAATGCCAAATAAGATATGAGAACGCGATAACGATTGGAGTTTTCTATTGTTGAATTGATCTGATTAAAAGGTATTTGTACGCAAATCAATGAAAAGTCAATTCGGACTCTCGCGAAATCCGTGAATCAGTTCGAGAAAACCGGGTGTCGCTTGAGGTGGAATCCTCATACAAAGGTATGAGTCTAGTACCTGAATTCGAGACGTAAAGCAACAGGTGCCGAGGGCTTGACGCTTTGCGTATTTGTCCAGTATATCACCTTTGCAAGATCAAACCAAGCCGTCGCATATCCGAAACTCCAACCCATATGGATTTCGTTGCGTACCCCAAATTTTCCTCCTCCGGCGAGAAAAGTTTTCTGAGTAGTTTCGTTATCTGAAAGAGTGTCAGTCCAACGCGACCCCATGTCAGCACCTTTCCATACAAACTCCATAGAGGATTCAAGATGCAAGTTCCCACAGGCTCCATACCCATTGATATTAATTGAACGTGAATTTGGGCCATTATGATTACCTAAAAGATTGCCTTGATGAGTAGCTTGGACAGTTTTCTCAACGTAATGTGTGTAAACCCATGGTTCAACATGTGAATATTCAAAAATAAGGCCAAAATCGCTCTCATGCCAGCGGAAGGCATAATGTGAGCCAACCGTATATGCCCAGCGGTTTTTCCAAAGACCATTGAACAGGCTGAATGGCTCAGACATATCGTCGATTAGAAATTCACTGTACAATCGTAATCCATGGAATGGTCGAATCTCAACATCAAAAGCAAGCTCACCATTATTGCCATCTTCCAATCCTTGGCCCTTCTCCATAAAAAGTGGAGCGAAAGGAAAAATTCCAGCTGGCTCTTCGTGATTATACAGAAACATGGCTTCGCTTGCGCCAATCGTGAGCCAGGAAGTTCCGAGCCATTCATATCGGTGGGCGTATAGGGACCGCGAATCAGTGTTGCTTCTGAACCGGCCAGATCCATCGATTGAAAGCGTCGCCCAAAGAGAGTGGATCCGAAAGTCGCCCCATTCCAACTGCCAGTCAAAGAATGGGTAAGGAGAAGAATAACTGCCAAGTACCAACGGGTATTCAACGGATGGCCCCCAATGCACCTTGCTGCGCCCAAAACTGAATTGGCCGAAAGTGGTCATTGCATTTAGCATCCCCTCGTAGCGGCTATATGAGGTATAAGAAAGATTCGAATTGTCTCCACTCTGTTGAAATTCTTGATACTGTCCGTCCCAAGACCGCAAACTTTGTGTGGTTTTTGCCATAACCATTTCTGCTTCGACCCAAAAGGCAAGATTGTTGGTGGTTCCTACTAGCCGAGCTCCAGCATCCATAGCCCACCCATACTCGTCATCAGGATTACGAAATTCAAGTCCAATGAGAGGGCTAAGCCTGAGGGTTGTATCACCATGCTTAAATAAATCGAGGGATTCTATCTCGCCAGAAAAAAGCTGAGGCAAAGCATGACCGATTTTGCCAGAATCAAGTGCTTGTTGATGGAACGCTCGCAAGAGTTGGGGCAAACCGGAGGTGCGGAGGGTCCGAGCGTCATCGAGATGCAGTAAAGGCAGTGCAGTAACAAAAAGACGACCAAATACAGCAAGAAGACAAATTGAACTCACGCTTCTACCTGCCAAGGGTTAAGTGACAATCTCTCCGACCTAGACGCTAAAACTTGCTAATTGGCAGTGCGAAAAAACGCCTTGAATTTACCAATTAACAACACAACCCAATCGAAAAAGAAAAGCCAAAAAAACAAGTGATATTGAATCAAATATCGCGAAATCAACTTTGGCTCGTCGATGATTCTGTAAAGCCAGCGTAGATTCAATTTGTCGTACAAAGATGGGTAATAATCAAGCCGCTTTGCGGTTTGATGAAAAAAGCCTCCGCAGGTAAACCCGCAGCCACGCCATCCATATTCACGTATTTTTAAAAGGAAAGCTTCTTGCCTTGGAGTTCCCATTCCTACAACCACTACATCTGGAGCAGTGCTGGCTAAATATCGACAATACTCATTTTGATCTTCGCACGTCGAGAAATAACCATTCCTGTACGAAACAATATTTAAACTAGGGTAGCTGTTGTGAATATTAAAAACGGCCATTTCAATTTGATGTTGCTCAGAACCAACAAAAGCAATCGACAATCCGCGCTCTGAGCAAATACGGAACACCTCTGCTGCCATTGATGTCATATCAAAACTTGTTCGTCGAACAGCAACGCCCATAAAAAGGCGTAAAATTATAACTAATGATATTCCGTCGACATGCAAAACGTCTATTTTCCTAAAAACCTCAGGATCACTCCTCATCACCAAATATGACCAAGGATTTATAAATGTAACCAACGAGCCTTCGGCGAGTAATTCCCTGTGAACAAGCTTTTCTTTTAGAATTCGCAACATCATACGCCGGAATCGCCATGCTTTATAGCATAGAAGAAAGTAGAAATGATAATGCCTGAAAAGAAGCCTGCGGCAATTAATAAACGTCGATTTGGTTTTGTCTTCCTTCGTGGGTAATTCATTGAATCAATCATAATGATTGGTACTGATGCCTTCAGTGAATTTAGATTTATCTCCTCGTACTCTTTTCTTGCCAGAAGATATTTCTGTTCTTTTACCGCCTTTTCCATTTCTAATTTTGATAGATTCAACATTTGATTGGCAAGTGCAATGGATCGATTACGGTCATTGAAAGCAGCAAGAAGGCTTGAGGCATGTAGCCATTCTTTGTAGGTCTCGTCGATGGCAACTTCCAATTTTTCCATACTGGTAGAATAGCGTTGGTCCTTAATCTCGGAGAACACATCCAAGGCGCACTTAACTAATGCGTCCCCTCCAGATTTTGCTAGCCAAGGGGATCTTGCAGAATACATCACATTAATAACATTCGCTCGACTTTTCGCATCTGCTTCAACGTTAATTGAATTAGTAATACTTTCAACAACATCATCGAATTCAATCCGATTTGCAGTGTCAACATGCAGCAATTTAAACAGCGGTGTATTTGCCCGGCCTGTGCTATCAGGTATTTGCATCATCATAAATCGATTTATGACTCTCCTGGAAACTAGAATGCTTTGAAATAATTCTACATCATTACTCGGGGGTTTGGCGCCAATTAATGCGGCGGCAGCGGACATCTGACCTTCACCAGAACCTTTTGTAGGAATGAATTGAGCGCTGGCTATATAAACAGGTTTCGCAATAAAAACGGCATACACTCCAGCAATGGCTCCTGCAACAATACCAGACAAAAGAATCACATTCCATTTGACAATGATATTCAATCCCAACTGTTTTAAATTGATTACATCAGAATCCTTATTCATGCAATCCTCCCTTGCTGAAAACTGATCTTGTTTCTATTTGGGATCTAAACCTGGAGCTTGCTTTGGCAAGCATAAAAAGGACTAAAGCGAAATTAGGGTACGCTAGCCAATCATTGGTGAAAAAAATCCCAAAAGAAAAAACAAGAATAGCAAAATAGCTTCGGTTATTTGAAGCCAAAGAGCGAAAAGCTGCGATCAATTGAGACGTTTCCCAAATCAAGAATCCCAAAATCCCGCATTCTGCTAAGACAGAAAGATGAAGATTGAATGGCTCATTGATCATGCTATTGCCAATAGAGCCGCCGACCATTTCGTTAAACATTCCGCGATTCCAAAAAGGCAAAATAAACTTAGACATTTCGGTACTTGGCGTAATAGATACAAAAAAAGGCTGATGTTCAAAATATTGCCCACTAACCATTGCGCCAGCTCTACTTGTAAAATTCCCCAATCCTGAGCCGACCCAAAGATAGCTGTAATTAGATGCAATCATTTGGTAATACTTTTGGATAGCCAAAATCTTAATCGGCGGATTATCAAAATTTAACATTAGCAAGAAAATATTGCCCATATATTCGATGTTCTCACCCAAAAAAAACACTAAAATGCCCAAGCTGGCAAATGTAACAGGGATGACAAATAGAGTCAGTCTCGATATTTCCATCAAGAACAACTCTCTCACAGAAAACGCAACAAACACAAGAGCCACAGTTAAACAAAATACGGCTACAGCAGACATCATACCTGGAAAAGTAGAAAACAATGCCGCTGCCGCTGCATATAAAAGGCTGTTCTTGACAGAATTGTCACTATATCGGATAAACAGAAAATATAAGGAGATCATCATAAGTGATACAGCGAGAGGTGATGAGAATCCGAAGAGAGTGCCCCCTAAAGCGTCCCCGGCACCAGCATATGCAGAAAATACGAAAATGGTCCCAAACTTTACTGCAAGTATTAAATACTGAGCCATCAACACACCACTTTCAACAATAATAAAGAGCTTTAATCCAGAGAGAATATCATCTTTATCAAGCATCACGGAAAGCGCGAAGGCGGAGACGACGGTTGAAAGGTTAAAGCATGCCCATGCCAAATTGTTAAGATTAGAGAAGTGTTGAATAAACGCAAAACAGCCAATGCAATGCGCA is drawn from Alphaproteobacteria bacterium and contains these coding sequences:
- a CDS encoding transposase → MAETARQLGVGYSLLNGWINAAELARSKGQGLAMALEEKARLAALEKEVANLREENEILKKATAYFARDRVPPRSTPGSKG
- a CDS encoding IS3 family transposase, producing MKGSHKVGRMCKALEVSRSGLDDWSKRDKTPDHQELRVAIHTTFKRLRCNYGHRSIRRELVKQGHHHGRKLILRLMSEEGLRPTASLPKPYGKGKGGEHRVAKNRLKRKFEVKRANRVWTSDITYIWTAFGWVYLAVILDLFSRRIVGWSVSDKPDTTLVKSALSKAIRLRRPRRWRLMFHSDQGCQYTSIDLQQYLRDSGILQSMSRRGQCWDNAPTESFFGTMKQETGIAKFILDDCSAVEIAMLDWIDGWYNQTRRHTTLDGCSPIEFELKMAA
- a CDS encoding WecB/TagA/CpsF family glycosyltransferase; translation: MMLRILKEKLVHRELLAEGSLVTFINPWSYLVMRSDPEVFRKIDVLHVDGISLVIILRLFMGVAVRRTSFDMTSMAAEVFRICSERGLSIAFVGSEQHQIEMAVFNIHNSYPSLNIVSYRNGYFSTCEDQNEYCRYLASTAPDVVVVGMGTPRQEAFLLKIREYGWRGCGFTCGGFFHQTAKRLDYYPSLYDKLNLRWLYRIIDEPKLISRYLIQYHLFFWLFFFDWVVLLIGKFKAFFRTAN